The nucleotide window TCGCCTCCGGCCGCCGGATTTTCTCCGGCGCTTGAACCCGGACTTGCCTCGGCTGACACCCGGACACTGATCGACCAATTATTGGAGGAACAGGCGCAATTGGGTACGGCAGTGGGGCGCTTCAGTTCCTGGCATGATACGGGGCATCATTTTCATGAACGCCGCAAAGCCTATCAAGATCTGATTCCTCTCAGCCGTCCCAGCCCCGACGAGCAATATGCGTTTGAGGTGGATCTGGATGTTTGTTCCGGTTGCAAAGCCTGCGTTGCCGCCTGCCACAGCCTCAACGGCCTTGACGAACATGAAACCTGGCGAAGCGTCGGCCAACTGCACCAGGCAGGCCCCGACCATGCCTTCCAACAAACCGTCACGACAGCCTGCCATCATTGCGCCGATCCCGCCTGCGCCAATGGTTGCCCCGTTCTGGCCTACGAAAAGGACGAGGAAACCGGCATAGTCCGGCATCTCGACGACCAGTGCATCGGCTGCCAATATTGCATTCTCAAGTGCCCGTACGATGTACCCAAATTCAACGAGCGCCTCGGCATTGTCCGCAAATGCGATATGTGCCACGACCGGCTTTCCGCCGGGGAAGCGCCCGCCTGCGTGCAATCCTGCCCGAATCAAGCCATCCGCATCGTCAAGGTTGAACACCGCCATATTATAGAGGCTTCCAGTTCACCTCTGGTCCCAGGGGCCTTTGGTTCCTCGTACACCCTTCCTTCCACCCGCTATGTGTCCCGCCGCGAAGGATCTTCCCAGCTCCAACCCGCCGATCATCTTTCCCTGCGTGTGGAGCCGACGCACCTGCCGCTTGTTGCGATGCTCGTGCTCACGCAGTCCGCGGTGGGACTGTTTGCCGCCAACGCACTGGGTTTGTTGACGGGAGCATCCCCCAATATATTCCTGTCTGACATTGGCTGTGTGCTCGCTTTCCTTGGTCTTGGCGCCAGTGGACTTCACCTGGGCCGCCCGCTGCAGGCATGGCGGGCATTTCTCGGCTGGCGCAAATCCTGGCTCAGTCGCGAGGTCATAGCATTCGGACTTTGGGCGCCATGGACCGCGCTGGCCGGTTTGCTGCCCTGGGTGCATGCTATGCCGTTCCATACGCTCCCCGGACTTGGCATGATTGAAAAAATCGTCGTAACATTTTCCGCATCACTGGGAATTCTGGCGGTTTGCTGTTCCGCCATGGTCTATGTCGATACCCACCGTTCTTTCTGGTCGTGGCAAATGTCCTTCGGAAAATTTTTTGGCACAGCCGCGATTCTCGGCTGCTTCAGCGCCGCCGCAGCCACTCATGATCCTCTTTGGACAACAGCAGCCCTGCTTGTCCTGGGCGCGAAGCTCGTCGCGGAAGCTTGTTATTTCCAACATCTAAAGAACAAGGACGCCGCAGATCCGGACGCGAAAAGCGCGCGGGTGATGTGGCGACTGCTCAAACCCTGGACCCTTGCCCGCTTCGCGACGGCTCTCGTTGGAGGCCTTCTGCTATTTTCCGAGCCCATCAGTTCCGTGGTCCTTGTCCTTGCGGGTGAACTGCTGGAGCGTCTGCTCTTTTTCAGGGCGGTCACTGCGCCGCGCATGCCGGGAGTCGCAGCATGATTGCACAGATCAAATCACTACTGCCGCAAATTCGCGCATGGCACGGCCCCCTGACCTCCCAACTCGTTCAGGAGCCCGGGCGTTTCGGTTTGGGTCGGCTTCCGAAACGTCTGCTGCCAGATTCCACCACCCGCTCCATTTGCGGTTTCTGCTCCACAGGTTGCAGTCTAACTCTTCATTTGCGCGGGAATGAAGCCGTCAATCTCACGCCGGATTTCCAATACCCTGTGAACCTGGGTATGGCCTGCCCCAAAGGCTGGGAGGCTCTTGCACCATTGAAGGCGCCGGACCGCGCGACCCAACCGCTGCGCCGACGGGCCAATGGTTCCTTTGAACCCATCTCCTGGGGAACAGCTTTGGAGGAATTTGTCCGGCGCATGCGCGAGGTCCAAAAAAATCATGGCGCCGCATCAACGGCTTTCCTCAGCACCGGGCAGATCCCGTGCGAGGAAATGGCCCTGCTCGGCGCCCTGGCCAAATTCGGCATGGGCATGGTGCATGGCGATGGCAACACGCGCCAGTGCATGGCCACCGCCGCCACCGCCTATAAGGAGTCCATTGGTTTTGACGCGCCACCGTTCACGTACAAGGATTTTGAGCTTTCGGACACGATCGTTCTCATCGGCTCCAATCTTTGCATCGCCCATCCGATCCTCTGGCAGCGCATTTTGCAAAACAAGCGCTCGCCCGCCATTGTTGTCATTGATCCGCGCAAAACCGAAACCGCCTCCGCCGCCACGCATCATCTCCCCATCGCACCCAAATCCGATCTGGCGTTTTTTTATGGAGTGGCCCGTGAACTGATCTGCCGGAACTGGATTAGCTCCGTATTTGTGGAGAAGCACACCCGGGGCTTTTCGGAATTTTCAACATTCGCGGCCGCATTCACGCGGGAACGGGTGCTCCGGGAAACAGGATTGAGCAACGATCAATTTGAGGAATTTATCAATCTACTGGCTCCAGATCGCGCCGTATCGTTTTGGTGGACAATGGGCGTCAACCAGGGCCATGAGGCCACGCGCACGGCCCAGGCCATCATCAACCTGGCCCTCATGACCGGAAACATCGGCAAGGTCGGCACCGGCGCCAATTCAATCACCGGCCAGTGCAATGCCATGGGTTCGCGCCTGTTCAGCAATACGACCAACCTGTTCGGCGGGCGCGATTTCAAAAATCCAACAGACCGCGCCGATGTCGCCCGTATCCTGGAGATTCCTGAAAACCGGATTCCAACGGAATCCAGTTGGGCGTATGACCAGATCATTGACGGCATTGAAACCGGCCACATCAAAGCCCTTTGGATCATTGCCACAAACCCCGCGCATTCCTGGATGAACCAAAACCGCTTCAAGCAACTGCGCGAAAAGCTCGAATTCCTTGTCGTACAAGACATGTATCACAGCACCGAGACTGCGCTCGCGGCCGCCCTGGTTTTGCCCGCCGCCGGCTGGGGCGAAAAGGAAGGAACCTTCATCAATTCCGAACGTCGATTCGGAGTTTTGAGAAAGGCCTCGCGTGCGCCTGGAGAGGCCCTGAGTGATTTTTCCATCTTTCGACTCATCGCCAACGCCTGGGGCTGCGGTGCCTTGTTTGAAAAATGGAGCACTCCCGAGCAGGTATTTCAGTTCATAAAAAAATTGTCCGCAGGACAGCCCTGCGACATCAGCGGCATCAAGGACTACGCCATGCTCGACGAAGCCGGAGGCATCCAATGGCCCTGCGCCGAAGGCGCGGCGTCATCTCAAATTTCAAATTTGAAATTTCAAATCGAACAGGAGCGCCGTCTTTTCTCGGATGGGCGCTTTTTCCATCCCGACGGCAAAGCCCGTTTTATTTTTGAGGCGCCGACACCGGTTCCTGAGCCCGTCAATGCGGAATATCCTCTGACCCTGCTCACCGGCCGCGGTTCATCCTCCCAATGGCATACCTTGACCCGCACCGCCAAGTCCGGTGTGTTGCGAAAACTTTCTCCTCAAAGCTGTTATGTGGAGATTCATCCCAGCGACGCAGCCGCCTGCGGGATTTGCGGCCAGGAAACCCTTACCATCGAATCCCGGCGCGGCCGCATCACAGCAAGGGCGTGGATCACCACAACCGTCCCGCCAGGCAGCGTTTTTGTACCGATGCATTATCCCGAAATCAACCGGCTGACCTTGTCCGCAGTCGATCCCTATTCCCGCCAGCCCGCTTACAAGGCCTGCGCAGTGCGGGTGTCCCCGTCTCTGATTTAGACTGCAATTTCAGGCGCCTTGCGAAATCCATCCAGCCAGTGCAGGAGGCTGAGAATGGGATGCCGCCAGAGCAATTGCGGTCCGGCATAACGCATTACAGTTTTGATCTGCTCGCGGTAATTCCGCTGGTAACAATGGACAGGACACTTCGCGCAGGTCGGCTTTGCTTCGCCAAACCGGCAGCGCTGCAATCGCAAGCCTGCATAGTCAAGAAGCTGCCTGCATTCCATACAGAGCTCAACCGGGGAACCGTGCCGCTCATGGCAATAGCAGCGAACCATCAACCCGATGGTTTTCCATTCCCGTGAGCGGCGTTTCCCTGTGAATTTAACGCCCTGGGTTTCCTGGATTTTGTTTTCAACAAGCACTTTCAGAAACCTCCATTTTTGATGGCGACATCGTTGGCCAGTTGGGCGGCGCTGGAACAGCCCGAACAGGAATAAACCAATGGCAGCGCAGTTTTTATGTTCAGTTTCCTTCTTTTTCCGCCATTGAGCGCGCGGCTGGAAAGAGCACGCTGTTTTCCAAATGGATATGGCGGTGCAAGTCCACCTCCAGATCCTGGAGTCCGGCAAAGAGAGCCCGGTAGGTATTGCAAGCCTCTGCTGGAGGCTGGTATCCAGCGGTCAGTTCATGCAAACGGGTTAGCGCCTGTCCTGCGTCATCGTGCTCATGAATCATGCACGAGATCGGCCCGTCCAGCCGGATGGGGCCTGTTTCACCACGGCTCATGCCCGCAATGGCCGGAAAAAGAATTTGTTCTTCCTTCAGGATGTGGCTGTTGAGTTCCTCCTCCATGCCGCAAAAAACCTCAAAGACCTCAACCAGCGAAGGCGCATGGGGCCCATGTACCTGGGCAACCCGTTCAGACATCGCATGCAGTCTGGGCAGTTCGCGGCGCAGATAGCCATGATGGGTTTCGACAATGTAATCCGCCAGCTCATGCAGAGGAAGCCTGGCCGGATTTTGCTCGGGCGCGGCCTTTTCCTCCAGTTCATTTTCAAGTTGTTCGACCACCGCGCCGGTTGCGATGCCTTTGCAAGCGCAGGCTTCGCGAAGGGTTCGTGCGCCCTGGCAGCAGAAGTCGATGCCCAGGGCCTGGAATATCCTGGAGCGCCCGGGGCGTTCCGCGACGAGTTCCCCGACGCTGCGGTCGGACATGGGTGTTCCTGCGGGTGACAAGGCTGGGGTGGAATGGCTCATAGTGAAGGCAGCGTAAGGCCGGGCGCCGATAAATCAAGAATAAAAGAATAAATACTCTTTTTTCTTGTATTCTCTCAACGCCCGCCCCAGGATGGGCGGCCATGTTTGTTTACGGAAAAACATCGGCCAATGCGATTGCGGTGATGAGCTATCTCGCAGCCGATCCGCAGCGGCGGGCGGGCTCGGCTGAGATCGCCAGGGAACGCGGAATATCAAAGGCGCTGACCGCAAAACTGCTCACGCAACTCGCGTCGGCTGGACTGGTCACAGGCCAGCCGGGTCCAAACGGCGGTTACACGCTGGCAAAGCCATCGGCCAAAATTTGCCTGCTGGATATCGCCTCGCTCTTTGAGCAAACCGCGCCGCCTTCTCTTTGCCCCTTCGGACACAATTGGTGTGGGAAGGGAGATCCCTGTCCGCTCCATGATGAAATCACGGGCATGATCGAATCAAATACCCGGTTCATGGAGGAAACACGGCTTTCGGTTTTTTCCGGGAAAACAAAGACCCGGGGCGGAAAATCCATCCGCAAGGTTCCGAGTCATGTTTAGTACGTTTAATTTCAAGGCCGCGTTTGTTGCCGGTGCAGTCACGCTGCTCCTGGTGGCAGCCATTATTATAGGTTCCCGGAATCTCGCCAACTTTGATCCCGCGCTGGCCGCTTATTTGTTCGGCTGCATTTTCGCCTGTTTTGGCATGGTGTATCGCTACTGCGTCTGGCTTCAACGCCCGCCCACCTGGCGGTATTTTACACGCGGCTGGCAACTGCTCTTTTCCGGCCGCCTGATTCCGTATGGCTGGGAATTGGCAAAACAATTCCTGGTCCAGTTCCTCGGCCAGAAATTTATCCGGAACCGGGGCAAGGCGCGCGGTTACGGGCACATGCTGATGGCTTGGGGCTGCATTCTGGCTTTCGCCGTCACTTTCCCGCTTGTTTTTGGCTGGATTCATTTTGGTCTCAAACCGGGAGGCATTGACACCTACGAAATTTACACGTTTGGATTCAAGACCGCGGAATTTCCGCTGCATACATGGATTGCCGAGGCGATCTTCAACGCGCTGAACTGGTCCGCCATCCTGGTCATCGCAGGCGTCATGCTTCTCATCCGCCGCCGCCTCACGCATGCGGGCCAGATTGCGATTCAAACATTCGAGGGCGATTGGCTGCCACTCCTGCTGCTGCTGGCGATTTCGTTGACCGGGCTGGGCATCAGCCTGGATTACAAATTCATGGAGGGAAAGGCGCACCAATTCATGGCCATCACTCATGCCATCACGGTGATCCTGTTCCTGATCTGGATGCCGTTCGGTAAATTTTACCACATTATCCAGCGGCCTGCGCAGTTGGGAATCGCCATCTATCGCAAGGCCGGCGCCGAAGGGGCGCAAGCTGTTTGCCCGCATACGAAACAGGCTTTCCTCCCGCAAATGCAGGTGGACGACTTGAAGGACGTGACCTCGCAACTTGGCTTTGATTACACCCGCAAGGACGGCTCGTCGCATCTGGATTTCAGCCCGCAAGGCAAACGCGCCCTGCTGGCCAAAGCGCACCTGAGGGCCCGGCAGGAGTCCGGATCCTATTTCGGATAAAACATCATGGCAACAGTACCTGTTCCAGTCGAAGAAGTAATCTCCCGGTTCGGACCATCGCTGAATTTCCCTCCAGCTGAAGGCTACCCCGGACGCGATGAGCCGGATGAAGTGGTAAAAACACATTGCTGCTTCTGCGGAATGCAGTGCGGAATCAAGCTCCTGGTCAAAGACAACAAGATCGTTGGGTTTGAACCGTGGGAGGAGTTCCCATTCAATGAGGGCCGGCTCTGCCCCAAGGGCGTCCAGCGCTATCTTCAAAACAATCATACTGACCGCCTCCTGGAGCCGCTCGAACGGGTCGAAGGCAAAGGCTTCCGTCCAGTCGCCTGGGATGCCGCCCTCGACCGGGTCGTCTCCGAAATCCATCGCATCCAGGCCCGATATGGCCCTGATGCCTTCGCCATGCTTTCGGGTGTTTCACTTACAAATGAAAAGAGCTATCTTGCGGGCAAGTTTGCGCGCGTTGCGCTCAAAACCCGCAACCTCGATTACAACGGGCGCCTCTGCATGGTGAGCGCGGGCGCGGGGAATAAAAAGGCGTTCGGACTCGACCGCGCCTCCAACAATTTCGAGGATCTGGCCCATGCCGAAGTGGTGATGGTTTGCGGTTCCAACGTCAGCGAGACATTTCCAACGCTGACGCACTGGATTTGGCAGGCAAGAGACAATGGCGCCAAACTCATCGTGGTCGATCCGCGCCTGACTCCCATCGCCCGCACCGCAGACCTCCATCTTCCGATCCGGCCGGGCCGCGACTCCGCCCTCTACGGTGCGATCCTGCACCAACTCATCAAGCATGACTGGCTGGATCACGATTTCATTGCCAACCACACCACCGATTTTGAGAAGGCCAAAGAGGCGGTTGTTGGCTACGACCTTGAATGGGCGGAGCATACCACGGGTATTCCAAAGGAAAAAATTCTGAAGGCTGCCCAATGGTGGGGTCCGGCAAAGACAAGCTTCCTTCTGCACGCCCGCGGCATCGAGCACCACAGCAAGGGCGTCGAGAATGTTCTGGCCTGCATCAATCTGGTGCTCGCCACCGGACGCATTGGCAAACCTTACTGCGGCTATGCCACCATCACGGGCCAGGGCAACGGACAGGGCGGACGTGAGCACGGCCACAAATGCGACCAGCTTCCGGGCAACCGCGACATTGAAAATCCCGAGCACCGCAAGTACATCAGCAGTGTGTGGGGCATTGAGGAAAAAGACCTGCCCGGCAAGGGCCTTACCGCCTACGAAATCATCGAGGCCATCAATCGTGGCGAAATCAAGGGGTTGCTATCCATCTGTTTCAATCCTCTCGTCTCGCTCCCCAATAACAGCATCGTCCGCGAGGCGCTGGAAAAACTGGAGTTTTACACGGTCATTGATTTCTTCCTAAGCGAAACCGCGCGCCATGCCGACATCGTACTGCCCGGTTCCCTGCACGAGGAAGA belongs to Candidatus Methylacidiphilales bacterium and includes:
- a CDS encoding dimethyl sulfoxide reductase anchor subunit; amino-acid sequence: MMTTQLQSPPAAGFSPALEPGLASADTRTLIDQLLEEQAQLGTAVGRFSSWHDTGHHFHERRKAYQDLIPLSRPSPDEQYAFEVDLDVCSGCKACVAACHSLNGLDEHETWRSVGQLHQAGPDHAFQQTVTTACHHCADPACANGCPVLAYEKDEETGIVRHLDDQCIGCQYCILKCPYDVPKFNERLGIVRKCDMCHDRLSAGEAPACVQSCPNQAIRIVKVEHRHIIEASSSPLVPGAFGSSYTLPSTRYVSRREGSSQLQPADHLSLRVEPTHLPLVAMLVLTQSAVGLFAANALGLLTGASPNIFLSDIGCVLAFLGLGASGLHLGRPLQAWRAFLGWRKSWLSREVIAFGLWAPWTALAGLLPWVHAMPFHTLPGLGMIEKIVVTFSASLGILAVCCSAMVYVDTHRSFWSWQMSFGKFFGTAAILGCFSAAAATHDPLWTTAALLVLGAKLVAEACYFQHLKNKDAADPDAKSARVMWRLLKPWTLARFATALVGGLLLFSEPISSVVLVLAGELLERLLFFRAVTAPRMPGVAA
- a CDS encoding molybdopterin oxidoreductase family protein, yielding MIAQIKSLLPQIRAWHGPLTSQLVQEPGRFGLGRLPKRLLPDSTTRSICGFCSTGCSLTLHLRGNEAVNLTPDFQYPVNLGMACPKGWEALAPLKAPDRATQPLRRRANGSFEPISWGTALEEFVRRMREVQKNHGAASTAFLSTGQIPCEEMALLGALAKFGMGMVHGDGNTRQCMATAATAYKESIGFDAPPFTYKDFELSDTIVLIGSNLCIAHPILWQRILQNKRSPAIVVIDPRKTETASAATHHLPIAPKSDLAFFYGVARELICRNWISSVFVEKHTRGFSEFSTFAAAFTRERVLRETGLSNDQFEEFINLLAPDRAVSFWWTMGVNQGHEATRTAQAIINLALMTGNIGKVGTGANSITGQCNAMGSRLFSNTTNLFGGRDFKNPTDRADVARILEIPENRIPTESSWAYDQIIDGIETGHIKALWIIATNPAHSWMNQNRFKQLREKLEFLVVQDMYHSTETALAAALVLPAAGWGEKEGTFINSERRFGVLRKASRAPGEALSDFSIFRLIANAWGCGALFEKWSTPEQVFQFIKKLSAGQPCDISGIKDYAMLDEAGGIQWPCAEGAASSQISNLKFQIEQERRLFSDGRFFHPDGKARFIFEAPTPVPEPVNAEYPLTLLTGRGSSSQWHTLTRTAKSGVLRKLSPQSCYVEIHPSDAAACGICGQETLTIESRRGRITARAWITTTVPPGSVFVPMHYPEINRLTLSAVDPYSRQPAYKACAVRVSPSLI
- a CDS encoding nitrous oxide-stimulated promoter family protein, with the translated sequence MLVENKIQETQGVKFTGKRRSREWKTIGLMVRCYCHERHGSPVELCMECRQLLDYAGLRLQRCRFGEAKPTCAKCPVHCYQRNYREQIKTVMRYAGPQLLWRHPILSLLHWLDGFRKAPEIAV
- the ric gene encoding iron-sulfur cluster repair di-iron protein, with product MSHSTPALSPAGTPMSDRSVGELVAERPGRSRIFQALGIDFCCQGARTLREACACKGIATGAVVEQLENELEEKAAPEQNPARLPLHELADYIVETHHGYLRRELPRLHAMSERVAQVHGPHAPSLVEVFEVFCGMEEELNSHILKEEQILFPAIAGMSRGETGPIRLDGPISCMIHEHDDAGQALTRLHELTAGYQPPAEACNTYRALFAGLQDLEVDLHRHIHLENSVLFPAARSMAEKEGN
- a CDS encoding Rrf2 family transcriptional regulator, which encodes MFVYGKTSANAIAVMSYLAADPQRRAGSAEIARERGISKALTAKLLTQLASAGLVTGQPGPNGGYTLAKPSAKICLLDIASLFEQTAPPSLCPFGHNWCGKGDPCPLHDEITGMIESNTRFMEETRLSVFSGKTKTRGGKSIRKVPSHV
- a CDS encoding molybdopterin oxidoreductase family protein; the protein is MATVPVPVEEVISRFGPSLNFPPAEGYPGRDEPDEVVKTHCCFCGMQCGIKLLVKDNKIVGFEPWEEFPFNEGRLCPKGVQRYLQNNHTDRLLEPLERVEGKGFRPVAWDAALDRVVSEIHRIQARYGPDAFAMLSGVSLTNEKSYLAGKFARVALKTRNLDYNGRLCMVSAGAGNKKAFGLDRASNNFEDLAHAEVVMVCGSNVSETFPTLTHWIWQARDNGAKLIVVDPRLTPIARTADLHLPIRPGRDSALYGAILHQLIKHDWLDHDFIANHTTDFEKAKEAVVGYDLEWAEHTTGIPKEKILKAAQWWGPAKTSFLLHARGIEHHSKGVENVLACINLVLATGRIGKPYCGYATITGQGNGQGGREHGHKCDQLPGNRDIENPEHRKYISSVWGIEEKDLPGKGLTAYEIIEAINRGEIKGLLSICFNPLVSLPNNSIVREALEKLEFYTVIDFFLSETARHADIVLPGSLHEEEDGTVTTAEGRVVRIRKAVNPPGNARTDTSILLEIARRLGAEKYFRFGSSEEIFNELRVASKGGTADYNGITYKKIEDNMGVFWPCPTEDHPGTPRLWEDRKFKTADGKAHFHGVPYREPSEVTDAEFPVILTTGRVVSQYLSGSQTRRIGKLVQQYPEPLLEIHPKLAARLGIQERELVRIVTRRGAAEFPAQLVETIREDTVFVPYHWPGKKSINQLTSGHLDPISKIPEFKVCACRLEPLQRQAPPPGETKAHASA